The DNA segment ccgccctcacacccgccttcACACCTACCCTCACACCTGCCCTCACACCCGCACTcgcacccgccctcacaccctccctcacagtcgccctcacagtcgccctcacacccgccctcactcccgccctcacagtcgctctcacacccgccctcacaccctccctcacagtcgccctcacacccgccctcactcccgccctcacagtcgccctcacagtcgccctcacacccgccctcacacctgcccccacacccgccctcacacccgccctcacacctgccctcacacccgccctcccaCCCGACCTCACACCTGCCCTCACTCCAGCCATCACactcgccctcacacccgccctcacacctgccctcacacccgcactcacacccgccctcacacccgccttcACACCTACCCTCACAcctgccctcacacccgccctcacacccgccctcacagtcgccctcacagtcgccctcacacccgccctcacaccctccctcacaccctccctcacagtcgccctcactGTCGCCCTCatacccgccctcacacccgccctcacagtcgccctcacaccctccctcacagtcgccctcacacccgccctcacagtcgccctcacagtcgccctcacagtcgccctcacacccgccctcacaccctccctcacagtcgccctcacacccgccctcacacccgccctcacagtcgCACTCACACCCGCTCTCACACCCgcactcacacccgccctcacacccgccctcacacccgccctcacacccgaCCTCActcccgccctcacacccgccctcacagtcgcccttacacccgccctcacacccgccctcacacccgccctcacacccgccctcacagtcgccctcacacccgccctcacacccgccctcacacccgccctcacacctgccctcacacccgccctcacagccGCCCTCACAGccgccctcacaccctccctcacagcctccctcacagccgccctcacacccgccctcacaccctccctcacagccGCCCTCAAACCcgtcctcacacccgccctcacagccgcccccacaccctgcctcacagccgccctcacacccgccctcacacccgccctcacagccgcccccacaccctgcctcacagccgccctcacacccgccttcacacccgccctcacagtcgccctcagaGTCGCCCTCACACTCGCACTCACACTCGCCCTCaaacccgccctcacacccgccctcacacttgccctcacacccgccctcacacccgccctcacacccaccctcacacccaccctcacagtcgccctcacaccctccctcacagtcGATCTCACACCAtccctcacagtcgccctcacaccctacctcacagtcgccctcacacccgccctcacagtcgccctcacacccgccgtcacacccgccctcacaccctccctcaaagtagccctcacaccctccctcacagtcgccctcacaccctccctcacagtcgccctcacacccgcccacacacccgCCTTCACactcgccctcacacccgccctcacacccgccctcacacccaccctcacagtcgccctcacaccctccctcacagtcgcactcacaccctccctcacagtcgccctcacaccctccctcacacccaccctcacacccgccctcacacccaccctcacagtcgccctcacaccctccctcacaaacgccctcacacccgccctcacacctgccctcacacccgccgtcacaccctccctcacagtcGCTCTCACACCAGCCCTCACAACCGCCccaacacccgccctcacacccgccctcacacccgccctcacagtcgccctcacatactccctcacacccgccctcacacccgcccttacagtcgccctcacaccagccctcacacccgtcctcacagtcgccctcacaccctccctcacaccctccctcacacccgccctcacagtcaccctcacacccgccctcatacTCGACCTCACACCCGCTCACACAGTtgccctcacagtcgccctcacacccgccctcacacatgccctcacacccgccctcacacatgccctcacacccgccctaaAAAGTCGgcctcacagtcgccctcacattCGCCCTcgcacccgccctcacacccgccctcacacctgccatcacagtcgccctcacagtcgccctcacagtcgtactcacacccgccctcacacctgcccccacacccgccctcacacatGCCCTCATACCCGCCCTAAAAAGTCGGCCTCACAGTCGccttcacacccgccctcacacccgccctcacagtcgccttcacagtctccctcacacccgccctcacagtcgccctcacattcgccctcacagtcgccttcacagtcgccctcacacccgccctcacagtcgccctcacactCGCCGTCACacacgccctcacacccgccctcacacccgccctcacacccgccctcacacccgccctcacacccgccctcacagtcgccctcacagtcgccctcacagttgccctcacagtcgccctcacacccgccctcatagtcgccctcacagtcgccctcacagtcgccctcacacccgccctaacacccgccctcacacccgccctcaaacCTGCCCTCACActcgccctcacagtcgccctcacacccgcccttatACTCGCCCTCACACTCGCCCTCATACCTGCCTTCACACCCGCCTTCACAGTCGCCCTaacacccgccctcacagtcgACCTCACACTCGCCCTCACACTCGCCCTCACACCtgccctcacagtcgccctcacacccgccctcacacccgccctcacagtcgccGTCACAGTCGCCCttacacccgccctcacacccgccctcacagtcgccctcacacccgccctcacacacgccctcacagtcgccctcacacccgccctcacagtcgcccctcacacccaccatcacacccgccctcacacccgccctcacactcgccctcacagtcgccctcacagtcgctctcacagtcgccctcacacccgccctcacacccgccctcacacccgccctcacacccgcccttacactcgccctcacagtcgccctcacagtcgccctcacagtCGCAATCACAGTTAccttcacacccgccctcacagtcgccctcacacccgccctcacacccgccctcacacccgccctcataaCTGCCTTCACACCCGCcttcacagtcgccctcacacccgccctcacagtcgACCTCACACTCGCCCTCTCACTCGccatcacacccgccctcacactcgccctcacacccgccctcacacctgccctcacacccgccctcatacCTGCCTTCACACCCGCcttcacagtcgccctcacacccgccctcacagtccACCTCACACTCGCCGTCACactcgccctcacacccgccctcacagtcgccctcacacccgccctcacacccgccctcacagtcgccctcacagtcgccctcacaccagccctcacacacgccctcacagtcgccctcacaaccgccctcacagtcgccctcacacccactctcacacccactctcacacccgccctcacacccgccttcacactcgccctcacagtcgccctcacagtcgccctcacacccgccctcacacccgccctcacaccccccctcacacccgcccttacACTCGacctcacagtcgccctcacagtcgccctcacagtTGCCCTCACAGTCGccttcacacccgccctcacagtcgctctaacacccgccctcacagtcgccGTCACAGTCGCACTCGCACCCGCCTTCACACCtgccctcacagtcgccctcacactcgccctcacacccaccctcacacccgccctcacacccgccctcacagtcgccctcacagtCACACTCACAGtctccctcacacccgccctcacagtcgccctcacagtcgcccctaacaccttgcctcacacccgccctcacagtcgccctcacagtcgccctcacacctcccctcacacctgccctcacagtcgccctcacagtcgccctcacagttgccctcacagtcgccctcacagtcggcctcacagtcgccctcacacccaacctcacacccaccctcacacccgccctcacactcgccctcacagtcgccctcacagtcgccctcacagtcgccctcacagtcgccctcacacccgccgtCACACTCGCTCTCACACTCGCCCTCACactcgccctcacacccgccctcagggtcgccctcacagtcgccctcacagtCGACCTCACactcgccctcacacccgccctcacacccgccctcacacccgccttcacagtcgccctcacacccgccctcacaatcGCCCTCTCATTCGgcctcacagtcgccctcacagtcgccctcacacccgccctcacagtcgccctcacagtcgccctcacacccgccctcacagtcgccctcacacccgcaCTCACAGTCGCaatcacacccaccctcacacccgccctcacacccgccctcacacccgcccttacagtcgccctcacacccgcactcacacccgccctcacacccgccctcacagtcgccatcacagtcgccctcacagtcgccctcacactcgctctcacacccgccctcacacccgccctcacagtcgccctcacagtCACCCTCAGAgtcgccctcacagtcgccctcagaGTCGCCCTCAGAgtcgccctcacagtcgccctcacagtcaccctcacacccgcccttacAGTCGCCCTCACAttcgccctcacagtcgccctcacagtcgccctcacagtcgccctcacaggccctcacacccgccctcacaccagccctcacacccgccctcacaccagccctcacacccgccctcacagtcgccctcacagtcgccctcacagtcgccctcacagtcgccctcacacccgccctcacagtcgccctcacacccgcccccaTACCCGCCCTCACTcccgccctcacagtcgccctcacacccgccctcacacctgCCCTCACACCTGCCCTCACACCCGCTCTCACAcctgccctcacacccgccctcacaccagccctcacagtcgccctcacacccgttctcacaccagctctcacactcacccttacagtcgccctcacacccgccctcacacccgccctcacactcgccctcacacctgccctcacacccgccctcacattctccctcacacccgccctcacagtcgccctcacagtcgccctcacacccgccctcacacccgccctcacactctccctcacagtcgctctcacactctccctcacactcgccctcacacccgcccacacacccgCCCTCCCAAtcgccctcacaccctccctcacacccgccctcacagtcaccctcacatccgccctcacagtcgccctcacaccagccctcacagtcgccctcacacccttctcacacccgccctcacacccgccctcacaatcgccctcacacccgccctcacacccgccctcacagtcgccctcacacccgccctcacagtcgccctcacacccgcactcacacccgccctcaaacccgccctcacacccgccctcacagtcgcaatcacacccgccctcacacctgccctcacacccgccctcacacccgccctcacagtcgccctcacacccgccctctcaCCCGCTCTCACActcgccctcacagtcgccctcacacacgccctcacacccgccctcacagtcgccctcacatccgccctcacacccgccctcacacccgccttcacagtcgccctcacacccgccctcacaatcGCCCTCAttcgccctcacagtcgccctcacagtcgccctcacacccgccctcacacccgccctcacagtcgccagcacagtcgccctcacacccgccctcacagtcgcaatcacacccgccctcacacccgctctcacacccgccctcacacacgccctcacagtcgccctcacacccgcactcacacccgccctcacacccgcccccacacccgcccacacacccgccctcacaccagccttcacacccgccctcacagtcgccctcacagtcgccctcacacccgccctcacacccgccctaaCATCTGCCCTCAAActcgccctcacagtcgccctcacagtcaccctcacacccgctctcacacccgccctcacagtcgccctcacacccgccctcacacccgccatcacagtcgccctcacattcgccctcacacccgccctcacacccgccttcacagtcgccctcacacccgccctcacaatcGCCCTCTCAttcgccctcacagtcgccctcacagtcgcactcacacccgccctcacacccgccctcacagtcgccctcacagtcgccctcacacccgccctcacagtcgcaatcacacccgccctcacacccgctcTCACACCCGCCCTaacacccgccctcacagtcgccctcacacccgcactcacacccgccctcacacccgctcCCACACCCGCtcccacacccgccctcacagtcgccctcacacccgccctcacaccagccctcacacccgccctcacagtcgCTCTCGCAgtcgccctcacagtcgcccccacagtcgccctcacagtcgccctcacacccgccctcaaacCTGCCCTCAAActcgccctcacagtcgccctcacagtcgccctcagaGTCGCCCTCACAGTTGCCCTCACACTCgctctcacacccgccctcactcctgcactcacagtcgccctcacacccgccctcacacccgctctcacacccgccctcacacccgtcctcacagtcgccctcacattCGCCCTCACTgtcgccctcacagtcgccctcacacccgccctcacacctgccctcacagtcgccctcacagtcgccctcacacccgccctcacagtcgccctcacagtcgcaatcacacccgccctcacacccgcccccacacccgccctcactcccgccctcacacccgccctcacacctgccctcacacccgccctcacaaccgccctcacacctgccctcacacccgccctcacacccgccctcacagtcgccctcacacccgccctcacacccgctctcacacccgccctcacagtcgccctcacacccttctcacacccgccctcacacccgcccacacagtcgccctcacatcctccctcacaccctccctcacccccgccctcacagtcgccttcacagtcaccctcacagtcaccctcacacccgccctcacacctgccctcacacccgccctcaacgtcgccctcacagtcgccctcacacccgccatcACACCCGCcatcacagtcgccctcacacccgtcctcacacccgccctcacacccgccatcAAAGTCGCCCTCACACCCCTCCTCACACCCGCCCTGACACCCGCCctgacacccgccctcacacccgctatcacagtcgccctcacacccgccctcacacccgccctcacacccgccatcACATTAGCCCTCACACCTGCCCTCACACCCGCCTCACACCCgaactcacacccgccctcacagtcgccctcacaccctgcctcacacccgccctcacacccgccatcACACCCGCCCttacacccgccctcacacccgccctcacacccgccctcacagtcgccctcacacccgccctcacacccgctatcacagtcgccctcacactCGCCCTTACactcgccctcacacccgccctcacagtcgccctcacacccgccctcacacccgccctcacagtcgccctcacagtcgccctcacacccgccctcacacccgccctcatagtcgccctcacacccgccctcacacccgccatcACATTCGCCCTCACACCTGCCCTCACACccgcctcacacccgccctcatagTCGTcctcacaccctgcctcacaccctgcctcacacccgccctcacacccgccctcacacccgccatcacacccgccctcacacccgccctcacagtcgccctcacacccgccctcacacccgctatcacagtcgccctcacactCGCCCTCACactcgccctcacacccgccctcacagtcgccctcacacccgccctcacacccgccctcacactcgCCCTCACACTCGCCCTCACATTCGCCCTCAtagtcgccctcacacccgccctcacagctGCCCTCActcccgccctcacacccgcccttacactcgccctcacagtcgccctcacagtcgccctcacagtcgcccttCACAGTTGCCCTCACAGTCGCcttcacagtcgccctcacacccgccctcatacCCGCCCTCATACCCGCCCTCACAGTCGCACTCGCACCCGCCTTCACACCtgccctcacagtcgccctcacactcgccctcacacccaccctaacacccgccctcacacccgccttcACAGTCGCCCTCAGAGTCACACTCACAGtctccctcacacccgccctcacagtcgcccctaacaccttgcctcacacccgcctcacagtcgccctcacacccaccctcacacctgccctcacagtcgccctcacagtCGCCATCACAGTTGCCCTCATAGTCGCCCTAACATTCGGCCTtacagtcgccctcacacccaACCTCACACCCGCTCTCACACccgcctcacacccgccctcacacccgccctcacacccgccgtCACAGTCgcactcacacccgccctcacacccgccatcacagtcgccctcacactggccctcacagtcgccctcacacccgccctcacacccgccctcatagtcgccctcacacccgccctcatagtcgccctcacacccgccctcaaacccgccctcacagtcgccctcacaccctgcctcacacccgccctcacagtcgccctcacacccgccctcacacccgctctcacacccgccctcacagttgccctcacacccgccctcacagtcgccctcacacccgccctcacagtcgccctcacacccgctctcacacccgccctcacacccgccctcacaccagCCCTCACATTCTTCCTCACACTCGCCCTCTcagtcgccctcacacccgccctcacacctgccctcacactctccctcacagtcgctctcacactctccctcacactcgccCTCACACCCTTCTCACACCCTTCTCACACCCGCCCacacagtcgccctcacaccctccctcacacactccctcacccccgccctcacagtcgccTTCACAGTCACACTCACAGtcaccctcacacccgccctcacacctgccctcacacccgccctcaacgtcgccctcacagtcgccctcacacccgccatcACACCCGCcatcacagtcgccctcacacccgctctcacacccgccctcacacccgccatcAAAGTCGCCCTCACACCCCTCCTCACACCCGCCCTGACACCCGCCctgacacccgccctcacacccgccctcacacccgctatcacagtcgccctcacacccgccctcacacccgccctcacacccgccatcACATTCGCCCTCACacctgccctcacacccacctcacacccgccctcacacccgccctcacagtcgccctcacaccctgcctcacacccgccctcacacccgccatcACACCCGCCCttacacccgccctcacacccgccctcacacccgccctcacagtcgccctcacacccgccctcacacccgctatcacagtcgccctcacactCGCCCTTACactcgccctcacacccgccctcacagtcgccctcacacccgccctcacacccgccctcacagtcgccctcacacccgccctcacacccgccctcatagTCGCCCTCACACCCGTCCTCACACCCGCCATCACATTCGCCCTCACACCTGCCCTCACACccgcctcacacccgccctcatagTCGTcctcacaccctgcctcacaccctgcctcacacccgccctcacacccgccctcacacccgccatcacacccgccctcacacccgccctcacacccgccctcacagtgccctcacacccgccctcacacccgctatcacagtcgccctcacactCGCCCTCACactcgccctcacacccgccctcacagtcgccctcacacccgccctcacacccgccctcacagtcgccctcacacccgccctcacactcgCCCTCACACTCGCCCTCACAttcgccctcacagtcgccctcacacccgccctcacagctGCCCTCActcccgccctcacacccgcccttacACCCGCtatcacagtcgccctcacactCGCCCTCACactcgccctcacacccgccctcacagtcgccctcacacccgccctcacacccgccctcacagtcgctctcacacccgccctcacactcgCCCTCACACTCGCCCTCACAttcgccctcacagtcgccctcacacccgccctcacagctGCCCTCActcccgccctcacacccgcccttacactcgccctcacagtcgccctcacagtcgccctcactgtcgccctcacagtcgccttcacacccgccctcacagtcgcccttCACAGTTGCCCTCACAGTCGCcttcacagtcgc comes from the Procambarus clarkii isolate CNS0578487 chromosome 58, FALCON_Pclarkii_2.0, whole genome shotgun sequence genome and includes:
- the LOC138353557 gene encoding uncharacterized transmembrane protein DDB_G0289901-like, yielding MRAGMRAGVRATVKATVRATVKGDCEGDCEGDCEGECKGGCEGGSEGSCEGGCEGDYEGECEGECEGECEGGCEGGCEGDCEGGCEGECEGECEGDCDSGCEGGCEGDCEGGCEGGCDGGCEGGCEGGCEAGCEGECDGGCEGGCEGDYEGGCEGGCEGDCEGDCEGGCEGGCEGDCEGGCEGECKGECEGDCDSGCEGGCEGDCEGGCEGGCEGGCKGGCDGGCEGGCEAGCEGDCEGGCEFGCEAGGGCEGGCEGDCDSGCEGGCQGGCQGGCEEGCEGDFDGGCEGGCEDGCEGDCDGGCDGGCEGDCEGDVEGGCEGRCEGGCEGDCEGDSEGECEGDCEDGCEGGCESGCEGGCEGDCECRSEGGCESECEGNCEGDSEGDCEGDCEGEFEGRFEGGCEGDCEGDCGGDCEGDCESDCEGGCEGWCEGGCEGDCEGGCGSGCGSGCEGGCECGACEGDCEGDCEGDCEGECEGDCKGGCEGDCEGDCEGDSEGDSEGDCEGDSEGDCEGDCEGGCEGGCESECEGDCGCEGGCEGGCEGECEVDCEGDCEGDPEGGCEGECEGECESECDGGCEGDCEGDCEGDCEGDCEEGECEVDCEGGCEGDCEGGCEGSYEGGCEGGCEGGCEGDCEGGCEGNCDCDCEGDCEGDCEGECKGGCEGGCEGGCEGGCEYDCEGDCEGDCDGRCEGGCEGGCEGECEGDCEADFLGRV